The segment TCGAAGCCTGGACCAACCGGCGGGCCGAGCTGATGGAACGCTGGCGATCCTTCCTCGGCGTGATTCCGAGGCCGCGCAACGTGCCGGCGATCCGGGTGCTGGAACAGGATCAGGTCGAGCCCGAGGTCAGCGGCCAGCGCGCGGTCGATCGCCTGCTCATTGCCTACGATCCCGAGCCGGGCCGGACGGTCGAGGCGTACCTGCTGCGTCCGTCCGATCCGGCCCCGACCCGAGGCAGGCCGGGGGCGGTCGTCCTGCACTCGACGACCGACGCCACCATCCGACAGCCGGCCGGGCTCGATGGGCCGAGCGACAAGTTCATCGGCCTGCACCTGGCCCGCCGGGGGTATGTGGCGATCTGCCCGCCGTGCTTCCTCTGGGACGGACCGGACGAGCTCGACCGCTATACGAAGGCCGTCGCCCGCCAGCGGGCAAGGCATCCCGGAGCGACCGGCACGGCCGCGATGCTCTACGATGCGCAGCGGGCGCTCGATCTGCTCGAAGCGCAAACCGATGTCGATGCCGGGCGGATCGCCAGTATCGGCCACTCGCTCGGGGCGAAGGAGGTGCTGTTCCTGGCGGCGTTTGACCCGAGGGTTCGGGCGACCGTGTCGAGCGAGGGGGGAATCGGCATCGGTTACTCGAACTGGGACGCCCCCTGGTATCACGGCGAGGAGGCGAGTCGGCCCGATTTTCCGCTCGATCATTCCCAGGTGCTTGCCCTGGTCGCGCCGCGGTCGTTTTTGCTG is part of the Tautonia marina genome and harbors:
- a CDS encoding dienelactone hydrolase family protein, with amino-acid sequence MRDRGSPPSWLPQVQTPPDVIPSEADRPAPLLFDAEHRPITTLEAWTNRRAELMERWRSFLGVIPRPRNVPAIRVLEQDQVEPEVSGQRAVDRLLIAYDPEPGRTVEAYLLRPSDPAPTRGRPGAVVLHSTTDATIRQPAGLDGPSDKFIGLHLARRGYVAICPPCFLWDGPDELDRYTKAVARQRARHPGATGTAAMLYDAQRALDLLEAQTDVDAGRIASIGHSLGAKEVLFLAAFDPRVRATVSSEGGIGIGYSNWDAPWYHGEEASRPDFPLDHSQVLALVAPRSFLLIGGDSADGDQSWPYIEACLPVWKLLRAGDSLGLFNHGEGHAYPPIAQQRAYEWLDWSLGL